In the Quercus lobata isolate SW786 chromosome 5, ValleyOak3.0 Primary Assembly, whole genome shotgun sequence genome, one interval contains:
- the LOC115989966 gene encoding uncharacterized protein LOC115989966, whose product MFNEIDRDFDDVAISTFKASLLAEHDLRKSLTGKPVISVPQLMDRIDKYKRVEEDQLQGKGKAKPGSANTQVVNAVFQEPVQQVLEKVKNKPFFKWPNKMVGDPMRRNQSLYCQYHQDHGHTTEDCRNLWDHLDQLVRKGKLKQLLHHSSGRGSQMSSEFRGDASSRLPLGMINIIFVAPGRTESYPSRIMSISRYPVEESSSMPKRVKMGIPLPHDDALVVTLRIGGYDVKRVMIDQDSRAEIMYLDLYKGLNLKPENLTAYSFPLVSFEGKMVISKGQIRLSIQTGSDVVEVDFIVVDAFSLYTAIMGRPWFHTLGAVSSTFHQNVKYPSRGQVLEILESQSTARQCLVAAIQHQPEVEISATA is encoded by the exons atgtttaacgaaatagaTAGAGACTTTGATGATGTGGCCATTAGTACTTTTAAGGCCAGCCTCCTAGCCGAGCATGATTTGAGGAAATCTCTGACTGGTAAGCCTGTTATCAGTGTGCCCCAACTTATGGAtcggattgacaagtacaaaagggttgAAGAAGACCAATtgcaggggaaaggaaaggctaag CCAGGATCTGCCAACACCCAGGTGGTTAATGCTGTGTTCCAAGAACCAGTACAACAGGTTCTGGAGAAGGTTAAAAACAAGCCGTTCTttaaatggccgaacaagatggtaGGAGATCCTATGAGACGTAATCAAAGCCTTTATTGCCaatatcatcaggaccatggacacACTACCGAGGATTGTAGAAACTTGTGGGACCATTTAGACCAACTGGTTCGGaaagggaaattaaagcaactcttgcatcattctAGTGGCCGGGGGAGTCAAATGAGTTCAGAGTTTCGAGGAGATGCTTCTTCGAGACTCCCTCTAGGCAtgataaatatcatatttgttGCCCCAGGGAGGACCGAATCTTACCCCTCCAGGATAATGTCAATATCTCGGTACCCAGTTGAGGAATCCAGTTCAATGCCGAAGAGAGTCAAGATGGGCATCCCACTG CCTCACGATGATGCTTTGGTGGTTACACTTAGAATTGGTGGGTACGATGTGAAAAGGGTGATGATCGACCAGGACAGCAGAGCTGAGATTATGTATCTTGACCTATATAAGGGGTTAAATTTAAAACCTGAGAATTTAACAGCCTACAGTTTTCCTCTGGTGAGTTTTGAAGGTAAAATGGTCATTTCGAAGGGTCAAATCAGACTATCCATACAGACTGGCtcggatgtggtggaggtggacttcattgtggtaGATGCTTTCTCTCTATATACGGCCATTATGGGCAGACCTTGGTTTCATACCCTGGGAGCTGTTTCCTCCACTTTTCACCAGAATGTGAAATATCCCTCTAGAGGCCAGGTTTTGGAAATATTAGAAAGTCAGTCTACAGCTAGGCAATGTCTGGTAGCGGCCATCCAACATCAGCCTGAGGTTGAAATCTCAGCCACTGCTTAG